Below is a genomic region from Fusarium oxysporum Fo47 chromosome XI, complete sequence.
TCATGCTTGGTAACATTGGAGGATTGATCTCGACATGGTGCTTTTTGCCCTTCGATGGACCAAATTATCCAATCGGAAATGGTCTCAATCTTGGCGCGTGCTCGTCTATCTTTCTTCTCACTATTGTGCTGCAAGTTTACATGACTTGGGATAACAGAAGGAGAGCTGCGATTGAGGTCGGTCAGGCTCTGGCTGGGAAGACTGATGCAGAGATTCGTGTTATGGATTGGAAGCATCCTGGATTTATGTGGAGGCCTTAGAATAGCTGCATGGCTACTAGGAATGGGATCTTTTCCAGACGTAAACGTTTTCTCTCCTCCTTTATCACAAATAAGATATCTTCTCCATTGATCTGGATATGAGTCTTTTGCCTCCTTTCACTGTGCTATCGTTGCTGATATAGACTTTGCACTGTTTCGCTCCACTACCGACTTCTCGGGATTTTCCGAGCCCAAGTGACATGACCTTTTCTGCTGATGATTCGCCGCTGTAACGTTCTGCATGAAAGACCGCCGTTGCCATGGCCCCGCATCCTTCCATGCGTAACTTGCAGAACCCGCAAGGGAAGTGCCATTTTGGCGGCAATGCGAgcttcaatctcaacaagcaGCAACCAGTTCCGAAGCTCCTTCAATCAGGACAAAAGATAGCCAGATAATGCCCATCTGATGCTGCATGCGGTCTATGTAAGGCTGTGTTTCAAGGTTCCCCGATCGTGTTTTCAGCTCGGGACTGAAGATCCTAATAACCTTCAGGCCAGAGCTTTAAGGGGGCCTACGGCATAAAGCTTGTCTCGCGCGAGTCGAGACTACAGTACTTTCGGCAATGTCTAGGTTGTGAACGATGAGTATCATTCGCTGCCGTCAATGGCCGGCAACTCAATCACTGCCGGACCTCAACTCAGTGTAACGGGTTACCCCGCCACCTCGACAGATGACGTTCGAGACCAACCAGCCGAAACGCTGTCGTAATCATCCAATGGACCCCATGAGTCTTCTTTAACATTGAGGTCGACAGATTTGATATGGATCGCGGCCATCAATACTCAGCTATTGTTGACGTTATTTAGCACCCGGCTGTTCTGCACTCCCACGCCTTGTACGAAAGGAGTGACTCGGTCGGTTCAAACGTCTGGAGTTATTATGGCTTAACTAAACGAAAACTCGTATCTCACCACTGTTCTCGCTGAGACATGTCACTGAAATGCCAAGACTGGGGATCTCTGGGCGATGCGGCTTGTGCACAGATACCAGCTGAACATGAGCCACAGCCGTTTCAACGGATGCTGACATTGCCCTGCATCAAGATTCGGCATCTTATCCAGCCGGCGGCATTCACCCATTTGAGTAAGCCCTATCAAGATCTAGGCAGGCTTATCGGGCTCTTGATTGGATGAGCACAGGAGCTTGGGTTGAACCTATTTTTGTACAGGCCGCAGGGGTCTGTTTTGTTAAACTGGCCACATCAGTTATGCAATTGGTAGAACTCTAATATGTTGTAAGCCAATTCGGCTGGCTACCATATTATGGATGCCACACCAAAAGCAAGATACTTCTTCTTACATATTATTTCTATAGCACAGTTAGTACCCAGTTAGTAGGAATTAACAAAACAGACCCTGAGGCCTGTAGTACCTTAGCCCTTGGGGAAGATTACGCTCACTGGGCTGAGTGGCTTGGAAGCTAGTGGTTCATCATGTGCTTCAGCGGAAGCTGGCTGCAGCAACGAGCCTGCATAAGAAGCCGTTCAATTCAGGAAACGAGCTGTAGAGCTGGTCACTTGCACTCTCTGCCATTCTTTACACACATAGTACATACCAACATATTGGTGGCCCACGATCGGCAACATGAAATCTCTTACAAGCATCGCTATCGCAGCGGCCTTAGCACTCTGCAAGTAGCAAACAACCATGCATATTACAAACGTATCCTAATAATCTTCACTTTAGTTGCCGGCAATTCCTCCGCATCCCCAACGTCATACTGCAATGGCAAATCCAACAAGATTTGCTACACCTGGGCTGTcccatcctcaacagcctcgtcCAGCTCCGGCAACTTGTTCATCCGTATCCAAGCTCCCATCGAATACCAGTGGGTTGGCCTCGGCACCGGTGATAAGATGAGCGGCTCAACCATGTTCGTCATCTACCAAGATGGTACTGGTAAAGTCACCCTGAGCACGAGGATGGGACATGGCCATGAGATGCCGGAACACAGTCTCATGCGCTCTGTGAGGCTGATAGAGGGCAGTGGTGTCGTGAATAACACGATGGTTGCCAATATTCGTTGCGGCGACCTCGGAAATATGCGGTTCAAGGGATCGAATCATTGGATCAGTGCTTGGAAGGCTGGAAGTTCTTTGCACACGACCGACATTGATGCTGATATCGAGGAGCATGATGGGCACAATAGCTTCTCGGTTGACTTCTCTGAAGCTGTTGTGAACTCCAGTAGCAACCCCTTCATTCACATGACGACTACTACACCGAGTGGTGCAAGTTCTGGTGGCGGTGGAGAAGGCAAAACTAGCACTATCCACGGCATCATTATGTCGGTGGTTTTTCTACTGGGCTATCCGCTCGGATCGCTATTGATGCCCATAATCGGAAAGTGGTTTATCCACGCTACGTGGCAGATGATCGTCTTTATCGGCATGTGGGCTGGGTTTGTTGCTGGCAAGTTGGCTGCCGACCGTACCGGTGATGTAAGTAGCCAAGCCTGTCTTCTGGAAGTATTGACTGACTTTTGACCAGTGGTTCAACGCTCCGCATGTCATCATCGGCACAGTGGTTTGTGGTTTGATGGCCGTCCAACCAATCTTAGGATGGCTACATCATAGGAATTTCGCTAAGTATCAGCGACGAACAGGCATCAGCCACGCTCATATTTGGTACGGCCGAGCTCTAATGATCCTTGGAATTGTCAACGGTGGGCTTGGTCTGCAACTCGCTGGCGCATCTATGAAACTCATTATAGGCTATGGCATAGTTGGTCTGGTAACCTTTTTGATGTACACCGCGGGCGCTGTTCGCAAGATGCTGAGGGGACCGAAAAAGCATCAACATGAACCCCTGAAGTACAATGGCTCTTATAGCGCGGTAGCATTGATTTAATTGGCAGTTTTGTACTATCCTAGATTCTCATTCTCGATAGCATTGCTAGCACAAGACTGTTGCTCTTTCTTTCCAGCCGCCCTGAATACCAAAGCTTTTTGATCGTCCTAATGTGGTGGAGGTGAGCATGTGATAGCTGCTCTGGAGTTCCCAAATCACAAGCTTCCTGTGAAAGAATGATCCTTGCAGGCGAGCAAACCCTACAGCAGATGCAATGCATGCTAGGTGCGGCCGAACACAGCCTTACAGCTAcgtggtgatgatgaggagcgTCTATTGGACAAAACCCCCCCCGTCAGAGTGATCAGACCATATGCTGTGTCTTGAGTGAAAGGCGGCCGCTATGCTCCGGCCGCATGCATCCAAATTACGTCCAATACGAAATCTCGACAACAGAGCTTCCTCTTCAGGTTCCATGGTGGATTTTTCGTAGATGAAGCTGAAAAAGCTTGATCTATTTGTCGCTTACGATGCGTTTCTAAGCATTTCTATAAGGCTTATTCATCCTGCGGCTCTTGCAAACCCCTGTGACCATCGAAACAAGCATAGAATAACATCTATTTGCATGTGAACTATGAGGTCCTATACAGTATTTATAGAGAATCGTGGTCGCAGTGAATGGTACCCTTTGTCTTCATCCAATTCAGACAATCCGGCGATTAAACATCCAATATGCAACTGTCAACTGTTCTTCTCAACGCTCTCCTCGCCTTCAGCGGGGTCGCAGCCCTTCTCAAGGGCGAACCTGCTGCTTCCGCCAAATTGATCGACATTAATTCTGTGGGAGAAGTTTCTGAGATTCCAGAGAGTGAAATCGCCCCAGCTGGTAGAAAGACTGTGTTTGACGAGCACGCCTCACCCAATCCCGGTTTGAACAAGCGATAGGTCTTATGGGGTCTGTGTCTCAGCAACGCTGGACTCCCCTCAAGAAAGGTTGAGCAGTACAAATCCGCGGTCCGTTGTGTTTTCGACGAAATTGCTCAATGGAACCCTCGCTCTCAAAGGAGCGTCTCACGTGAGTACATCCCACTGAAAAGATAGGGCATACAACTAACCCTTCAAAGCTAGTAATAGGTGGCATTGGTCTGGTCCTACGGCCGGTGGCTATCGGAGAGTTATGATCACGGTCCGCAACCAAGTACGTATTCATTTGAGCATTCTAACCTCAGATCACTAATGGGAGATGTGTGGAATAACTGTAAACCGGGTACCTTTACTACTGGCGACCTTAAGCAGGTTCTGGCTCTTGTGCTCCGAAACTGTGACCCGGCGAGATCGGGCTGGGCATACGTTTCGCTCGATCATGTTCTCGTGGCTATCGTTCACGACAGAACGATCCCACCGCCCCAGCCACACTTGACTTGCTAAGTATTTTGTGATGGACGTGGGACTGGGGAAGCAGCAGGCGGGTACGTTGAGCTGGATCAGGAGAAACAATTCATCGCGAGGACAGTCAACGATGAATGACCTGATAGTGGGATGATTCATAGGCTCAACGGTATCTTTCTTTGTATCTGTGCATGACATAGGGTTATTGTATGCATAAAATGTAGTTTGGGACTGCGTTCATAGTATCTGCCGTGTTTAAAGAGTTGATAAACAGACACTTTATCGAGTACAAGATTACTTTGCAACAGTTTACTATTAAAGCATCTACAAGGATACAAGAACACCAGGCCTTCCATTTGTTCGTCATCTAGTTTAGAGGTCAAGATTTGGGTGTTGATTCGTGTATACATTGACTGTAGAATAGATTAAGGAGGGTCTATCCCAAAGACGTCGTAGAAATTGACCCCTCTTGTGCAGTTTCTTAGGACCACAATTCTGATCTGCATTCCCTTGGCTTATGTTGCTTGAATCAGCTTCAGAGTCTACACAGCTACTCATGCCCGAATGACTGACACTCACACATGGGGGCAATCCATTTACCCTGGTGGATGTGTCGCATTGTTTGTCCGACTATGATCACATTGGAAGTCCCAACGCGCTACGCGGGACAACATCATAGCTCTTATCAGATAAGCAAATCTTTGGAACAACCCGCCTCTAATTGGTCAAGTAACAATCATCTCCAGTATACATGACCTGCATCAAGCCTAGTCCCCCGAACACGGCGTCAATTGCCGAGCCCCGTCGGTCCAAGGCCTCCGCGCGCCGGAAATCATGACCTTTCTCCGCCCTGAAAAACGTCGAATTGAGTGCCAAGCTGTGTATCAAATCCACTGCGGTCTTTATCTGCCAGTCGTTCAGATGATCCGTTTGTAGAAAAAGGCGCGCCCTTGCTCTGAAGTCTACGCCCTGGCGCAACATGTTTTATCGTGTGCGGGGAAGCACATTCAGTACCGATTTGACGGACCGACAAGGGTTTGATTGACCAGTTGCGCGATACTTATAAAGACCCTTGGTATCTGACGTATATCATTCGCTTGGCTTGATAACGACTTCATTTATCTCAAGGCAGTTAAATTTGTTCTCGAGATGGCTATACTCCCAATTGCGGCAGCTGTAGTCGCTGTCGtgctcttcatcaagcacATCTTCCTCGAtcccctcatcctcagcccTCTTCGCCACGTCCCTGGCCCCAAATCCTTCGCCGCGACAAAATGGCGTCTCGCCTACGAAGATTGGAAAGGAACACGAACTCGGACAATTTTTAAACTCCACCAACAATACGGACCAGTCGTGCGCATCGGTCCTCATGAGGTCTCTTTCAACAGCCTCTCAGCACTGCGAACCATCTACGGACCCGGAAGCCGATATGGCCGAACAACTTTCTATCGCATGTTTGATGTCTATGGCGAGCAGAATTTGTTCACGTTCCATTCTCCCAAGGAGCATGGTGATAGGAAGAAGCTGCTGTCGCACGCCTATTCCAAGTCTGTTGTTCTCAAGCCGCCGACCGCGAAAATGGTTGAGAGGAGGGTTCGTCAGTACCTGGATCTGATTGAAGCCGAGCCTGAGAACGTCAGTGAGATTTTCAGCACTCTACATTATTACTCACTGGACAACATAACCGCTTTTGTTTATGGAAAGTATGGCCAGACTGCAGCGATTCGAGGCTCAAAGATTCATCGGGAACTCATCGCGGATATTCTGCATCCCTCTCGTCGAAAGCTCTCTTGGTCGATTGTGCATTTGAAGGCATTGACTCAATGGCTGTATCGCCAGTCAGGATTGATGGGTAAACTTGTCAAGCCGGTTCTTCCGATGCAGCAGCCCACTACATACACCGGTATCCGAGGATATGCTCTGCGGGCTTTTGAGGCCTTCCGAGCCGATGTGGAGAAGATCACTCATTCAGAGGGTAAGTAGTATTTGTGACTTCTGTATGCAAACAGCTTACAAAGATGACAGATGAACATGTTTCGATTGTGGAAAATCTCTGGCAACATCATGAATCTCAGAAACCAGGTGGACTCCGCGATTTGCAGATGGCATCCGAATGTGCTGACCACTTCCTCGCTGGCATCGACACCACGAGCGACACCCTCATGTTCCTTGTTTGGGCACTCTCACTTCCAGGCAACGAGAAATATCAGGAAAAGCTGCgagaagaagtcatggccATCTCAGGCGATGGACTGAACCAATGGGGTAATCCAAGAGCCGAAGCAAGTGATCGATGCACATATATCAACGCCGTCATCAAGGAGACTCTACGACTCTATGCTCCTTTGCCAAGCACTGAACCTCGTTCGATCGACATCGATTCGGTTATTGATGGATATACCATTCCTGGTAACACTGTTGTCGGCATGTCGCCTTGGATCATGCATCGCAACGAGTCGGTATTCAAGGATCCCTTGGTCTTCAACCCTGATCGATGGCTTGGACCTGATGCAGCGGAGCTGAACCGATGGTTCTGGGGATTCTCAAGTGGAGGGCGAATGTGCATTGGCATGCAGTAAGTTGCTTCTCGCCCCTCGATTTCTCTGAATCTCAATGTCTAATATGATCCAGTCTTGCTATGGCCGAAATGACTACACTCACAGCCACCATGTACCGACAGTTCAGAACGACAATTGCTCCAGGGTTTGAGGATACTACGCCTGCCATTACAGCTCGCGTGGAGACTTTCTATGACGATCGATTCCCCAATGTTCAGGTTagtcttctcttcattcttgtTAATACGACGTGTTATTGACTAGCTACAGGAATCTAAATGTCTGATCAAGTTTACGAAGTTGAAGGACTGAGAGGGATTTGTTCCTTTATGAGAGAGCTTCATGTTGTTGACCCACGTTTCTGTTTTATGCGCTTAAAGAGAATATCTGAGGTCCAAATTCAACATACGCCATTAACCAAAGAAACCTGGTGAAACGTGATATCAAGACTCTTTCTTTCGAGTTTATAAATGCTGTACCCATTAATCTCTCTGATTGAGACTCTGATAATAAACAGTTATATGTAAAAGATAAGTAAATCTCAAAGCTAATCGATAAAATACGAAGCAGCTGAACTTACAACCCTAAGTCTCATTTCCACAACCCCACAAATCTTCAGAATGCAGGGGAGACTGTTGTTCCCAGCGACGCCACAATCAATAGTTTGCAGAACCAAACAGTAGTCAAGAAAGCTACTCTGTTTTCATGGTATAGGAACGGGGAAATTCCATGGATCAAATCTGTCAAACGGAAATGGCGCCTTATTTAGACAATGTTTTAAGTTTCAAGGATTCAGCTTAATTACCATGTTTCCACGAGTATCTTGACGCCTCGTTTTCTCTTTTTGCAACATCCATACTGTCATTACCGTCACCATGAGATTTACATATTCAGTTCTTCAGCTTTTGGCGCTGTGCCGAATCACATTAGCATCGCCATGGAAGCCTTCTTCCACCATCACTTCAGTAGCGCCAACAAGCACCACTGAGACCAGCGAGACGGTGTCATCTACGGCCTTTATCTACGAAACTACAGCCACTACCGAGTTTGAGACACTGTCTGACTCCTCTACCATCGCAACTTCAATCGCAACCTCCAGTGTCGAGGTTGAAACCACGACAACCACCACTGCCGCATCAGGACCTACCAATCTGATCAGCAACCCCGGTTTTGAAGACTCAAACGTCGCGCCTTGGACCGTAAACAACAACATCGGAGCCTTGGCTATAGACAGCGATTCAGGTCTCCCCCCATCAACCCAAGCAGGCCATTTCAGCGCCTCTGGAGAAAACCTCGTCAACATGGGCATCAGGCAAGAAACTGATTCATCTTTGATCGTCGCCGACAAAGAATACCGATTCACGATATACACCAAAGTTACGGCCTCCAACTTTTGTATCTCGCAGACTATTGCATGCGGTGCAGGAACAGGTTGGGTGAACTCGGCGAATTGGGGTGCAGTGCAGACGAATGGTTGGATATTGACAACAGTTACTTGTACGTGGAATCAGGCTCAGCGAGATGCTGGACCAAGTATCCAGGTCGCGGGAGTGTGCAATGGTCTGACTTTTCTGGCCGATGATGCTGTTTTGGTCGCAAGTGACGCATCGGATTAGTTTAAACTGTTATTTGGGGGGTTGTAATAGGTTTAGATTGCATTTTCACTGAACCAAagactttattaataatagttatCCGTCTGTAATCAACTGCAGACTGCTAAGCAATAATCTTTTTAATCTTCTCACTGTCCGTGGTGGGGACCCTTTCAGTGACCCATCGACCTTGACCCTTCGCTTTCATGCCCCACAAAGCCAGGGGTGATGTTGGTCCGAGGTTTAAGTCAGCAGCGCCACGTTCAATAGTTTTACAATAAATCGATGGTTAGGTACCaacagaaaagaaaagaaaaaaaagaaaaagttGGTCCGTGGAGTTAATTTGTCACAATAAACTGATTTGTTGTTCAAGCTAACTTAGCGTGAGTCCTTATGCTTAATTGCGCCTGTTTCTCGGTTATTCTTAACTGGTTACCCTCTTTGTTGGGTTTCTCTCTGGTACCATCGCAGTCCCGCAAGGACATCATAATCGTGGTTATGAGACTGGTGTATCGATTACTTCAGCCTTTGACGCTGCATCAGCTGGCTTCAGCCTCACCAtgcaagccttcttctcaacccCCCAATTCTGTTACATCTATCAGAACCACCAGCTCTAGTGAAGCTGAGACGACCAATACAGACATATTGTCAGCAAGCTCAATGACGACAGAGCCTGCCACCTCTACGGTCTTATCCTCTACTATTCTCTCCGTAGAGATCGAGTCTGTCACACCGATAACTGTATTCTCATCAGCCTCTGCTGGAGAGACAGAATCATCATCCATAGCCTCTTCTGAAACGACAACTATTGCCGAAAGCACCACGAAATATGAGCCATTAGTCTATACCACCTCAGCTGCAACTTCAGCTGAGACATCAACTGGAGAGACATCCACCACGACAACATCTATTGAGCGACAACCCACCAACTTAATTCGCAATTCCGGTTTTGAAGACCTTACCTTCGCGCCCTGGGAGGCAGTCGTGGTAGCAAATCGCGGGTGGCTATCCATCCGCAGCGACACGTCTCGCCCGGGATCGCTTCAGTGTGGTGTTTTCGATTCTTCAGTTCCGCCTACAGGGGGGCTCAGACGCAGACTTATCCAACCAATTGTCTGGTCCGTTAAACAAGATATTGACCCTTCCACGATCATCACCGGCAAAGAATATCGCTTTTCAATTTTCCAAAAGATCACAGCTTCTGGCGGCTGTAATGCCCAGCGGTTAGGATGCGGTGGCGGAGGAACCTCGGTCGGTTCGGGGGAGTTTGGAGGGCCCTTGAATGCATGGGCTTTGGGAGCAATTAGCTGCACTTGGAATCAAGCTCAGCTTGATGCTGGATCCTACGTTTATGTGAATATTATTTGCAACTCTGTCACTTTCTCTCTTGACGATGCTGCCTTGATAGAAAGAGAGGCATCGCAGTATTGATTTCACTTATGGAACTCTTATACATCTTATTCACAACCACAATAACATAGCTTCGATGAAAATTACTTGCAATTTGACTTCAAGTAGTACTCCAGGGAATCTAACAATGACTTACGCCCATGACAACTAGCACTAACTGGCCAATCGCATACTTAAAAGCATGTACCATAACTGACAACCAAACCAAACGAGTTAAGATGCTGAACTATCACCTGCCATAGAACAAAATATTTGAGCAGAACAGCATCTCGCTAGTTGACGACACCCTCGATCAGCTAGGCCTCTGTCTagcagcaacagcaaacCCAGGCTTATTGATGGAATAGTCGAAACCCGTTGCAATCAGAATACACAGACTGTTTTCGGTCTCGAACTGGGCGTAATTACAAGCACCGAGCTGACCACAAGCCTTGATACACTTCTCCATTGTGCTATCTTGTTGATATCCGATATCTTCGTAACCGTCAAATCTCCAGTTACAATAGAGCTCATATTCGATTTCGTCGTCTGCGAAGTAGGGGTTGTCGAGATCAGCACATTGCGGTGCAGGGGCATCGAGAGCTTCAGAGGTGGTCATGGCCGCAGTTGTAGTAGTAATGGTAGTGGGAAGGTCTTGGCTGGTGGTTGTGAAGAGTGTAGTGGTGTCAGACTCGATAGCTGCTGAAGTCTCGGACACAGACAGGATGATTGTGGTGGACACATCAGACTCAGCGGATGTCGCGGTAGTAGTCTCGGTCGTATCTTGAACGGAAGTACTGACCGTAGCCACTGACTCGGCGTTGCTTGTGATGGTAGTAGTAGTCTCACTCGAAGTagtcgatgatgaaggacgGCATGGCCCAGCGTTGACGCCCGCAAAGGCAACGAATGCAACCGCCAATGAGTTTGGGAAAATCATGGTAATGAAAGACTGAGGTGAGTATACCAAGCAAAACAAGAGTGAATATCTGTGGAAAGTCTACTAAAGGCCCTTACTTATACCCGATCAATTACCACCAACACAAATTGtacttttcttttcttgctATGACCCTGAACTATTAATGCGCTATTTGGCGGATTGTCGTTTTTTGAGCTTAAAATATCCACTGGGGCCTTGGCAACCAGGGCCTTGACTCAGTGGATATTTTGCGGCTGGCGGCCTGAAATCCACTGAGTTGTTGGGGGCTGATGCACCGTAGGGAAATTTGTCATTGGTTGTAGGCCTTTGCTGCAAAATGCTGACTGTATAATTGCCAGTGGAGTCGCAAAAGGTGCCATAAATCTGGCAGCCTGAATAAGCGATCACCATTAAGCAGAAACCTTCTGATATCTGGATGAGGCCTTAAAAATAACTAATCCAAGGATTATTCAATCTTTTTTAAACTTGTCTATGtcttttttttatacttaGAATAGCGGTTGCAAGTTTTCTGGTTAAACGCACTGGTTCTTTTAAATGAGACTGGCACCTATACAAAACCTCGTTATTGGCAGTAGAGCTGCATTGGGATCAAAAGAGAAGCTTTCGGACTTGGTATGTGCGGAATCTACTAGTTGATTCTTTTCATCGATCCTGTTTCTAATATTGGCCTATTGCACAGTTGTGGAACCAAGTCAAAGTTCTCACGGTAGCAATAATGCAACAACAGCATGTAGCATGGAATCTATCAGACTATTGACTATAAGGTAGTACCCTTTCCCTAGAAATGTGATGATTGAGAGACGAGGGTGATTCCCGAATGAAACGTATCATCTAAACGGCATTATGGTTCATCTTTGCCCCAGAACCTGGGAATAGACTAATAGTGTACTATCGCACTCGCAACGCAAAGGTTCTCGAAGTGAATAATATTAACCGTGAATCATCTCAGAAGTACTATTATTACACAAGCTTTTCAGTTAAGTGGTATTTCGGCGCTCGCGTGACGCTGCTAGAGCAGCACTCAAGCCGGTTTGCTGCAGTTGATATGTACCTACTGGAGGTCCAGCAAACATTGGGGCTTTCGGCTAAAAGAGCATTATACTCAAGTTTGACCTTTGGTCTG
It encodes:
- a CDS encoding cytochrome P450, with protein sequence MAILPIAAAVVAVVLFIKHIFLDPLILSPLRHVPGPKSFAATKWRLAYEDWKGTRTRTIFKLHQQYGPVVRIGPHEVSFNSLSALRTIYGPGSRYGRTTFYRMFDVYGEQNLFTFHSPKEHGDRKKLLSHAYSKSVVLKPPTAKMVERRVRQYLDLIEAEPENVSEIFSTLHYYSLDNITAFVYGKYGQTAAIRGSKIHRELIADILHPSRRKLSWSIVHLKALTQWLYRQSGLMGKLVKPVLPMQQPTTYTGIRGYALRAFEAFRADVEKITHSEDEHVSIVENLWQHHESQKPGGLRDLQMASECADHFLAGIDTTSDTLMFLVWALSLPGNEKYQEKLREEVMAISGDGLNQWGNPRAEASDRCTYINAVIKETLRLYAPLPSTEPRSIDIDSVIDGYTIPGNTVVGMSPWIMHRNESVFKDPLVFNPDRWLGPDAAELNRWFWGFSSGGRMCIGMHLAMAEMTTLTATMYRQFRTTIAPGFEDTTPAITARVETFYDDRFPNVQESKCLIKFTKLKD